One window of the Cryptomeria japonica chromosome 7, Sugi_1.0, whole genome shotgun sequence genome contains the following:
- the LOC131060159 gene encoding cytochrome P450 86B1: MKMDTSSLCEKAPHVGVAAAAAVGIISLVWLCYHTLNGTRSCGPRVWPMAGMLPSVFYHLNDIYNWTTQMLAECEGTLRFKPPWMSNMLSLVTADPKNIEYILKTKFGSFPKGAHYQSVFYDLLGDGILNIDGSQWERARKSMSSIIHSPTFKDMMIHTIQQSVESKLLPLVDTLSRTGEMVDLQGLLVRFGLDNMTMLSFGVDLGSLTATKAHSEILQAIEEALDATVRRFILPSVVWKSMRYLGLGPEGKLKASLQIINGFVASVIACRRKKVRRSDFQGQDILSTMMRSEYEMKDEALRDAALNFVLAGRDTTSIALCWFFCLLSKHPLAEENILLEIRQIRRNRAKLSMEEVKEMHYLQAALAETLRLYPSLPINWKQARKEEVLPDGTRLKKGSNLIFPIYSMGRMEWIWGQDCADFKPERWLKGGVFVGEAGFKYPVFNAGPRVCLGKDFAFLQMKWVVASLLPRYRIQLLNIDRISQPQLGITLGFAKGLPVTIHPRH; the protein is encoded by the exons ATGAAGATGGACACATCTTCCCTATGTGAAAAGGCTCCTCATGTGGGggttgctgctgctgctgctgtgGGCATCATTTCATTAGTATGGCTTTGCTATCATACCTTGAATGGCACAAGGAGCTGTGGACCTCGTGTATGGCCAATGGCGGGTATGCTTCCCTCTGTGTTTTATCACTTGAATGATATTTACAATTGGACAACCCAGATGTTGGCTGAGTGCGAAGGGACTTTGAGGTTCAAGCCTCCATGGATGTCTAACATGCTTTCCCTAGTCACCGCTGATCCCAAAAACATCGAGTACATTCTCAAGACCAAATTTGGGAGCTTCCCAAAGGGTGCCCACTACCAATCCGTTTTTTATGATCTTCTTGGCGATGGCATCCTCAACATAGATGGTTCTCAATGGGAGCGTGCCCGGAAGAGCATGAGCTCCATTATCCATTCACCCACTTTCAAAGACATGATGATCCACACCATCCAACAATCAGTTGAGAGTAAGCTGCTCCCGCTGGTTGACACCTTGTCTAGGACTGGGGAGATGGTGGATCTTCAGGGTCTTCTTGTGCGTTTTGGCTTGGATAACATGACTATGCTGAGCTTCGGGGTGGATTTGGGAAGCTTGACAGCCACAAAAGCTCATTCAGAGATCCTGCAAGCCATCGAAGAAGCATTGGATGCAACAGTGCGCAG GTTCATTCTACCTTCTGTTGTATGGAAGAGCATGAGATATCTGGGTCTGGGACCGGAAGGGAAACTTAAAGCGTCCCTCCAAATAATCAATGGATTTGTTGCGAGTGTAATTGCGTGCAGACGGAAGAAAGTGAGAAGAAGCGATTTCCAAGGGCAAGATATATTGTCCACAATGATGCGAAGTGAGTATGAGATGAAAGACGAAGCCCTGCGAGACGCCGCTCTGAACTTCGTGCTAGCAGGAAGGGACACAACCTCCATAGCGCTCTGCTGGTTTTTCTGCCTGCTTTCAAAACACCCACTTGCAGAAGAAAACATTCTGCTCGAAATCAGGCAGATCAGACGAAACAGAGCCAAATTGTCGATGGAGGAGGTGAAAGAGATGCATTATTTGCAGGCTGCATTGGCGGAAACTTTGAGGCTTTACCCCTCGCTACCCATTAACTGGAAGCAGGCAAGAAAAGAAGAGGTTTTGCCTGATGGCACGCGCTTAAAGAAGGGCAGTAATCTCATCTTCCCCATCTACTCCATGGGAAGGATGGAGTGGATTTGGGGTCAGGATTGTGCCGATTTCAAGCCTGAGAGATGGCTGAAAGGGGGCGTTTTTGTGGGTGAAGCGGGATTCAAATATCCAGTCTTTAATGCAGGGCCCAGAGTGTGTCTTGGCAAGGATTTCGCTTTCCTGCAAATGAAATGGGTTGTGGCTTCTCTTCTTCCTCGATATCGAATCCAGTTGCTTAATATTGATCGAATTTCTCAGCCTCAGTTGGGGATCACGCTTGGTTTCGCCAAGGGATTGCCTGTTACTATACACCCACGTCATTGA